The nucleotide window ACGGCACTTAGAGCAGCGCTCGCACTCAACAGGTGCTCGATCGCCCTCTTTCCATCTCTTAATGAGTTTTGGCTCAGAAAGAAGTGGACGTGATAGTGCAAAGTATTGAATGTCTGTCGTATTGGCGAGTGCTTCGATGGCAGCAATGTCGGTTAAACCACCAACCGTAATAACGGGAATCGATACATCTTGGCTTATGACTTGCCCATACTGGTGGAAGTAGCCCTCTTCTTGAATACTAAAGCCATCATGTTCTTCACCTACCATCGTATTGGCTTTTCCGTGGATATTGCCAGAGATCACAATGGCATCGACACCGATTTCTTCGAGCTTCTTGCACACTTTGCGGGTCTCTTCAAACGTGAGGCCCCCGTCAAAAAACTCAGTAGCAGTCAGTTTAACCAGAATCGGAAAATCGGTACCCACAAGATTGCGGCATTCACGATATATCTCAAGCAAGAAACGCATGCGGTTTTCTAAACTACCACCATACTCATCATCACGACGATTGTAATACGGGCTCAAGAACTGGTTGATGAGATACGTGTGCGCAGCATGAATCTCCACACCATCAAAGC belongs to Vibrio sp. 10N and includes:
- a CDS encoding NADH:flavin oxidoreductase produces the protein MSHLFTESRIGNLTLKNRFMRSATWENMATEDGHMTDKLYAIYKELAQGEVGLIVTGYANIVEEEKPNAGMMGMYNDSFIPEYQKLTSLVHDNDSKIVMQLAYGGTKTTYNVGERVIFAPSDVPEMGTKTQGTAMTKSDIDYIVAAFAKATLRAKQSGFDGVEIHAAHTYLINQFLSPYYNRRDDEYGGSLENRMRFLLEIYRECRNLVGTDFPILVKLTATEFFDGGLTFEETRKVCKKLEEIGVDAIVISGNIHGKANTMVGEEHDGFSIQEEGYFHQYGQVISQDVSIPVITVGGLTDIAAIEALANTTDIQYFALSRPLLSEPKLIKRWKEGDRAPVECERCSKCRTKRGNFCVVNKERKVQLARL